The Rhinolophus ferrumequinum isolate MPI-CBG mRhiFer1 chromosome 13 unlocalized genomic scaffold, mRhiFer1_v1.p Super_scaffold_3, whole genome shotgun sequence genome window below encodes:
- the KCNIP3 gene encoding calsenilin isoform X4, protein MGIQGMELCAMAVVILLFIAVLKQFGILEPMSMEDSSDSELELSMVRHQPEGLEQLQAQTKFTKKELQSLYRGFKNECPSGLVDEDTFKLIYSQFFPQGDATTYAHFLFSAFDADGNGAIHFEDFVVGLSVLLRGTVQEKLKWAFNLYDINKDGCITKEEMLAIMKSIYDMMGRHTYPLLREEAPLEHVERFFQKMDRNQDGVVTIDEFLETCQKDENIMNSMQLFENVI, encoded by the exons ATGGGCATCCAGGGCATGGAGCTGTGCGCCATGGCCGTAGTGATCCTGCTGTTCATCGCCGTGCTCAAGCAGTTCGGCATCCTGGAGCCCATGTCCATGGAAG ACAGCAGCGACAGTGAGCTGGAGCTGTCCATGGTGCGCCACCAGCCAGAGGGCCTAGAGCAACTGCAAGCACAGACCAAGTTCACCAAGAAGGAGCTGCAGTCCCTCTACAGGGGCTTCAAGAAT GAGTGTCCCTCGGGCCTGGTGGACGAAGACACCTTCAAACTCATTTACTCACAGTTCTTCCCTCAGGGAG ATGCCACCACCTATGCGCACTTCCTCTTCAGCGCCTTCGATGCTGATGGGAACGGGGCCATCCACTTTGAG gacTTTGTGGTGGGCCTCTCCGTCCTCCTTCGAGGGACAGTCCAGGAGAAGCTCAAGTGGGCCTTCAACCTCTACGACATTAACAAGGATGGCTGCATCACCAAAGAG GAAATGCTGGCCATCATGAAATCCATCTACGACATGATGGGCCGGCATACCTACCCGCTCCTGCGGGAGGAAGCGCCGCTGGAGCATGTGGAGAGGTTCTTCCAG AAAATGGACCGGAATCAGGATGGGGTGGTGACCATTGATGAGTTCTTGGAGACCTGCCAGAAG GACGAGAACATCATGAACTCCATGCAGCTGTTCGAGAACGTCATCTAG
- the LOC117019323 gene encoding fumarylacetoacetate hydrolase domain-containing protein 2A produces MLFSGRRRLLTALLQAQRWPFQPSREMRLVQFQASHLMGPHLGLESGNGGGVINLNAFDPTLPKTMLEFLEQGEAALSVARRALAAQLPVLPRSEVTFLAPVTRPDKVVCVGMNYVDHCKEQNVPVPKEPIIFSKFASSIVGPYDDIVLPPKSQEVDWEVELAVVIGRNGKHIKATDAMAHVAGFTVAHDVSARDWQMKRNGKQWLLGKTFDTFCPLGPALVTKDSVADPHNLKICCRVNGEVVQSSNTNQMVFKTEELIAWVSQFVTLYPGDVILTGTPPGVGVFRKPPVFLKKGDEVQCEIEELGVMINKVV; encoded by the exons ATGCTGTTCTCTGGTAGAAGGAGGCTGCTCACGGCTCTGCTGCAGGCTCAGCGGTGGCCCTTCCAACCCTCCAGAGAGATGAGGCTGGTGCAGTTCCAGGCATCCCATCTGATGGGACCTCATTTGGGCCTGGAGTCAGGGAACGGCGGGGGGGTCATCAACCTCAACGCCTTTGACCCCACACTGCCCAAGACAATGTTGGAGTTCCTGGAGCAGGGAGAGGCCGCTCTCTCAGTGGCGAGAAG AGCCCTGGCTGCCCAGTTGCCAGTCCTGCCACGGTCAGAGGTGACCTTCCTGGCTCCAGTCACACGGCCAGACAAGGTGGTGTGCGTGGGCATGAATTACGTGGACCACTGCAAGGAACAGAACGTGCCGGTGCCCAAGGAGCCCATCATTTTCAGCAAGTTTGCCAGTTCCATCGTGGGACCCTACGATGATATTGTCCTCCCGCCCAAGAGCCAG GAAGTGGACTGGGAGGTGGAGCTGGCCGTGGTCATCGGAAGGAACGGCAAGCATATCAAG GCCACAGATGCCATGGCTCATGTGGCCGGCTTCACTGTGGCACATGACGTGAGTGCTCGTGACTGGCAAATGAAACGCAATGGGAAGCAGTGGCTGCTGGGAAAAACCTTTGACACCTTCTGCCCCCTGGGCCCTGCTTTGGTGACCAAGGACAGTGTAGCAG ATCCACACAACTTAAAGATCTGCTGCCGAGTGAACGGGGAGGTGGTCCAGAGCAGCAACACCAACCAGATGGTGTTTAAGACAGAAGAGCTGATTGCCTGGGTCTCCCA GTTCGTCACTCTTTAtccaggggatgtcatcctgacaGGGACCCCCCCAGGCGTTGGTGTATTCAGGAAACCACCTGTCTTTCTCAAG AAGGGCGATGAAGTCCAGTGTGAGATTGAAGAACTAGGTGTCATGATCAACAAGGTGGTATGA